TATTCTGCAATTTTATTCATTTCAAATGAACGAATTTGAATCTCATATATTTTTGAGTTATAAAATACAGTTGTATGAATAGTTTGATAACCATTCTCTTTTGGAGTTGCTACATAATCTTTAAATCTAGAAATTAGTGGTTTATACTCTAAATGAATAAAACCTAAAACTTTGTAACAATCAATATCATTTTCAACTAAAATTCTAATTGCAAATAAATCTAAAACTTCATCAATTGAAATACCTTTTCTTTGCATTTTTAGATAAATTGAGTAATGATGTTTGATTCTTGAATAAATTTTAATTTTGTTTAAATCAAAATCATTTTTTTCTAGTAAAGTTTTTGTAGTTGTAATAAAGTTATTAAAACTTAATTGCATTGAGTGTTCATGTTCTTTTAAAAATGCATCAATTTTTTTATATTCATTTGGATAAATATAAAAAAATGCTAAATCTTCAAGAGTGTTTTTTAAAGTAGAAATACCTAATCTATTTGCGATTGGAACATAAACAACTAAAGTCTCTTCTGCAATTCTTTTTTGTTTATTTGCTGGTAAAACATGAAGTGTTAACATATTGTGAAGTCTATCACAAAGTTTTACAACTAAAACTCTAACATCATCAATTGAGGCAATAAGCATTTTTCTAAATGTTAAAGCTGATGAAATAATTTTAGAATCACTTGAATCTTTAGAAGTAACAAATTCATGTTCTCTTATTTCAACAATTTTTGTAAGTCCATCAACCATATGAGCAATATCACTGCCCCAAGTATTTTTTACATATTCTAAAGTATAAGGAGTATCTTCAACAACATCGTGAAGTAAAGCAGTTGCAATAACAGCTTCATCTTTTGAAAAACTTGCAGTTATTGTGGCAACTAAAATTGGGTGAACACAATATGGCTCACCACTTTTTCTAAATTGACCTTCATGGGCTTCAATAATAAAATTTATAATTTCATATAATTTTGGAGAAATGTCAATTTGAGTTTTTAATTTATTAATAGCATCATCAACATTGTTTATATGTTGAATTTCTTTGAAAAATTGATCCATATTATCTAAAACCTAGAGGTAAGTTTATTAACTTATCTCTATTTTTTATCTACAAATCCTTCAATTTTTAGAAGACCTGCTGCAATTTCATCAATAGCAATATCAGTATATTTCATTTTTTGAGTATTTAATTCTAATAATGGTTTTGCACCTTTACTTAATTCATCTGCTCTTTGACCAACTGCAATTGCTAAAATATATCTATCATTATCAACTTGTTTTAATGCTTTTGAAATTCTTTCTTCTAATCTTATCATAAATCTTTCCTTTTGATATTTATTTAACTATTGAGCATCTACTGTAATCACCTTTAATGATTTTAAGTAAATTACCTTTTTCATTCATGTTTGCTACAACTATTGGAAGTTTATTGTCTTTTGCTAAAGCAATTGCTGTATCATCCATAACTTTTATATGATCTTCTAAAGCTCTATCATATGATAAAGTTTCTAATTTTTTAGCATCAGGATATTTCATTGGGTCTCTGTCATAAACACCATCAACTTTTGTAGCTTTTATTAACATTGATGCACCAATTTCTGTAGCTCTTAAAGTAGCTCCAGTATCTGTTGTAAAATATGGATTTCCAGTTCCTGCTCCAAATATTACAACTCTTCCTTTTTCTAAATGTCTCATTGCTTTTCTTACGATAAATGGTTCTGCAATTTGTTCCATTTTAATTGCAGTTTGAAGTCTTGCACTTAAACCTTTATATTCTAAAGCTTCTTGCATTGCAATACCATTTATTACCGTACCTAACATTCCCATATAATCAGCACTTGTTCTTTTTATAACTCCGTCAGCAGCAGCAGTAACACCTCTAATGATATTTCCCCCACCAATTACAATACCAACTTCAATGTTGTTTTCTACTAAACTTTTTATCTCTTCAGCTATATAATCTAGTATTTGAGTATCAATACCATAACCTTCAGCACCAGCAAGTGCCTCCCCAGAAAACTTAACAAGTACCCTTTTGTTCATATGTTTTTTTCCTTCAATAATTTTTGGATTTTATCTAAAAAATCATTAACAAATTCTTAGCTTAATGCCCATTCATAAAAAGGAAGAACATTTATTTTGATTTTTGGGTCTTGAATTTTTTCATTATTTGAAATTGTTATGATATTTATCTCTTTAATATTTAGTTCAAGTGCATTTTTAATAATTTTTTTTATTAAATTATTGTTCAAAAAAGTATTAAAAAATGGTATGGAAACAACAGCTATATTTTTTGATTTTATATAAAAATCAATTTGTTCATAGTAATAAATATCTTCATATTTATTGATTAATTCTAAAAAAACCATGTTAGAAAATTCATTTTTAAATTTTTTTGTATAGGTTATTGCATTTAAAAAAGAGTAGTTATAACAGAAAATTTTTTTTGTTGATTTTTCTTGATTATATTTTGGTAAAAAATAGATAATTCTGCTATTTTCTAAAATTTTACATACTTCATAAAATTTATCTTTTGAGAGTTTTATTTTTGTTTTTAATGAGTTAAATAGTTGAAAAAGAGATTTTTTTTCATCAATATTTTCAATCATGATTTTAAGTATTTCATATTGAGTTTCATCTTTACAAATTAGTCTAATTATCTCTTGTAAACGTTGAATTTTTTTATGTTCTTCTAAATTTATAATTTCTGGAAGATTTCCAAATTTTAAAAAACTATTAAAACTTTGAGTAATATTTTGATGTTTATTATCATGTAATAAATACTCTTCAAAATCTAAAGCATTTAGGTTTATATGTTCAAAACCTTCTATAATTTCATTACTTGATGTAGAAATGATTATATTTTCACATGAAGGTATTGAAAATTGAAATTCAAAATTTTCTAAAATTAAAACAATAATTTCATTTTTTTTGATAAATTCTTCTAAATTTTTAGCAATTTCAATTAAATCATTTCTTAAATCAGAAAAATCAATATAAAGATATTCATTTGATTTGAAATTAGATAAGAAATCATAAATTAAATAGGTTTTTCCAGTTTTGGAAGCACCACTTATTATGGTTTTTGGATTTGTTATTTTTACTTTTCTTTCTATGAAATTAATTTTTGAGAAATTAATTTCATAACAAGTTTCTAGGCTTTTCATTTTTTCATAGAGATTAGATTTATAGCTTCTTTTATTGCATTTATATAACTTTGAGTATTTATATTTTCATTTTTATATGCGATATTAAAAGCAGTCCCATGGTCAACTGAAGTTCTTATTATTGGTAAATTTAGACTTACATTTATACTTTCTTCAAAATATAAAGCTTTTAATGGAGCTAAACCTTGGTCATGATACATTGCAACAAAGTATTTGAAATTTTTTCTTGAAAGAGGAGAAAATGCAGTATCAGGAACAAGTGGACCTTTGAAAATATTTTTTTCAAAATGTTTATTTGCTTTTTTTATAGCTTTGAAAATCTGAACTTCTTCATCACCTAAAACGCCATTATCACTTGCGTGTGGATTTAAACCAAGAACACCAATATTTTCGCTTTTTACATTGTTATAAAAATCAATTAAAAATTGAGTTAAATCCTCTTCATTTATTTTTTTTGCAACTTTTCTAAGGGGAATATGTTCAGTAAAAAGTGCAACAAACATTTCTGAACATCCTAACATCATAATTGCATGTTTTCCAAAATAGTCTCTTAAAACTTCTGTATGCCCTTTATATTTTATATCTGCTTTATTCCAAGACTCTTTATTTATTGGAAGTGTACAAATTGCATCTACCTCTTTTAAATTTGCAAGATTTATTGCATCCATAAAAGAGTTAAATGAATATTTACCTGATTTTTTAGAAACTGTTCCTGGTTTTAAATCAAATTCACCTTTTGTTTTAAATATCTCAAAATCTTCTGGAATTTCAATTTTAAGTTCATTTGCTGCTCTTTTTAGCATTTTGTTATTTATACAATATATTGGTTGGCAAATTTTTGAAATTTCTTCATGACATTTAAAGGCTATTTCAATTCCAATACCATTTAGGTCACCAATACTAATAGCAATTTTAGGTTTATTGTTTTCAATCATTTTTAACTAATTCTTTCATATCAATTATTGCTTTATTAAGTCCAGTAAAAACAGAACGTGCAATTATACTTTGACCAATATTTAACTCTTCAATTTCAGGAATTTTTGAAATCATTGTTACATTTTGATAATTTAATCCATGACCTGCTGCAATTTTAAGTCCAAGTTTTTTTGCAAGTTTTGAAGAGTTTTCTATCTCTTTTACAGATTTTAAAAGTTTTGTTTTTAATTCTTGTTTACTTAATTCTAACTCTTTTATTGAATGATGAGTGTTTGATAAATTTGTGTTTAACATCGCATAAATATTTGCAAATGTTCCTGTATGAAGTTCAATCCATTCAACTTCTAACTCTTTTGATAATTCAATAATTTCTTCATTTGGGTCAATAAAAAGTGAAACTTCAATCTCATTTGCATGAAGTTTGTCTATTACTTTTTGAAGTTTTTCAAAGTTTCCTTTAATATCAAGTCCACCTTCTGTTGTAACTTCATTTCTATTTTCAGGTACAAGTGTTGCACGACTTGGTTTTAGTTTACAAACTATATCAATAATATCACTATTGATTGAACATTCTAAGTTTACTGGTAATGCTGATTGTTCTATGATTGCTTTTGCATCATTATCGTGGATGTGTCGTCTATCTTCTCTTAAGTGGATTGTAATTTGATCTGCACCACTTAGTTTACAAATACCAAGTGCATCAAGGGGATTTGGGTCATTAATTTTTCGAGCTTCTCTTAAAACTGCAATGTGGTCAATATTTACACCAAGTAACAATTTGTATCCTTTAATATTGGCTTTTATGTTTGAAATAATAGCCAATATTAAATTAATAAATTAAGATAAGTCTTTTAAAGTAGAGATATTAGCAGCTAGTTTATTTTGAACTTCAAGATATTCAAGTTCAGGATTTGAATCAGCAACAACTCCAGCTCCTGCTTGGAATACAACTGTATCTTCTGTTAATAGAGTTGTTCTAATTGTAATTGCACTATCCATATTTCCATCAAAACCAAAATATGCGATACTTCCAGAATAGAAATTTCTTTTTATTCCTTCAAATTGAGCAATTAATTCCATAGCTCTAATTTTAGGAGCTCCTGTCATTGTTCCAGCTGTAAATGTAGCCATAAATAAATCAAACATATCATATTTGTCATCAATTATTGCTTCAACATCTGAAACCATATGCATAACATGTGAGTATCTTTCTACTCTCATTAAATCTGTAACTTTTACAGTTCCAGGACGTGCAACACGACCAACGTCATTTCTTCCTAAATCAACAAGCATTATATGTTCAGCTTTTTCTTTAGTATCATTTAACATTTCAGCTTCTAATTCTAAATCCCTATCTAGGTTTTTTCCTCTTTTTCTAGTTCCAGCAATTGGTCTTAACAGTAAATGTCCATCAACAAGTCTAATCATTACTTCAGGGCTACTTCCTGCAATTGTAAATCTTTCAAACTCTAATAAAAATAGATAAGGACTTGGATTTTTACTTCTTAATGCTCTATAAAAACTCAAGTGATCCACAACAGCTTTTTGAATAAATCTATTAGACATTAAAATCTGAAACACATCTCCTGATTTTATCATCTCTTTAGAACGAGCAACCATTTCAAAAAATTCTTCTTTTGTAAAATTGAATTTTCCTTCATTTAAAATAGTAGCTTTTTTTAATGGAGCATAAGAGTATGTTGTATAAAGAATATCTTCAATAGTTTTTAGTTCATCTTTTTTTGATTCAACAGACGTAACCATAACAAGTTTAGAAGTTTTATGTGAAAATCCTAAAATGATGTTTGGTCTAATTAGGTCTAAATCAGGCATATCTAATTGGTCAACTAAATTATTCATTGACTCTTTTAGTTTAGGTTCAAACTCTTTTCCAATATCATAACCTACATTTCCAATAAATCCATCAATTAGACCAATACCTAATTCAAGAGCTTTCTCTTTATATAATTGTTTGTCAAAATTTTTATAATATTTTTTTAAAAAAAGCAGAGGATTTGAATCAACTATTGTTACTTCACCTTCTTCATTTTTGTAATAACAAGTATCTTTGTCATACCAAACTCTTTCTCTTGCCCCAACAATTATATAAGAGTAATTTCCATCACTTGAATTAATTGTACTTTCAAATAAAAAAGTGATTTCATGTTGATATAATGATTTCACTTTTTCATAAATTGAAACAGGTGTAAATTGATCTAATAAAATTTCTTTGCTGTAAAAATTCATAATACTCTCTTTTTAAAATTTAACAACAAATGCACTTGTAACATTTAATTTTTCTTTTATATCTTCAACGCTTTCACTAGCAGCAGCTTTTGATGAATAAGGACCAATTAAAACTTTATTATAAGTTACACCTTTTATCTCTTGTTGATATATTTTATACTTAAATTTTGCATTTCTAATAGTATTTATATAACCATCAGTTGGTTTTTTCGTAAAAGCTCCAATTTGTACAAAATATCCTGAAGACATTGATGTTGATGAAGTTGTTGAAGAAGAACTTGGTGAATCCATTAAATCTCTAACAGATTTTTTTTGTTCAACATTTTGAGTCACTTCTTTTGTCTGAGGAGCTTTTTTCTCTGTTGTTTGTACAACTTTTTCTTTTTGTGTAGCTTTTTTCTCTTCAATTTTTTTGATTGTTTCATCTAATGTTTCATTAGAGATATTAGCAGGTGCTTCCTCTTGAATAGTTTCTCTCTCTTCTTGAGTTGTATTATCATTTGTTTGTTGTAAATTTTGAAGTCTTTGATCTGCTTGAATTGCATTTTCTGGAATCATAGGTTCATTTGTATCTTTTTTAACTCTCTCATTAATGATTTTTTGAAAGTTTTCTTCAATATTACTATTTTCAGATAATTTCTTTATTTCAGAAGAGTTAGCATTATTAGATGTAAATTGATCTTCTTTTGCTGGATCATTAGTTAGAAGTCTTATAATTATAATAGTTAATAAAAATAATACAACAAGAACAATACCTAAAATTAGGTATTTTTTCTTATTTTCTTCATTACTTCCAATTGAAGAGGTACCCAACATAATATTATCAAGTTCATGTTCATTTGGTTCAAATTGAGTATTTCTGTTTAAATTTATTGAATCATTATTCATATTCAAATTATTATTAAGATTTATATTACCTATTGATACTTCAACTTCTTCAAGTTCACTTAGTTTTCTTTCAAGTTCTTCTCTTTCTTGTTGAAGTTGAACTTTTTTTATGAACTCTTCACCTTTTATTTGCATAACTTATCCTTATTTTATCTCTAAACCCTAAAAAGTAGATTGATTGTAAATCACAAAGTTTGAAGCAAGTTCTTCTAACTCTTTGTTGATTTTAGCATGTAAATTTGTATCTTCAATGTTATCTAATACATCACAAATTTTGTTTGCTATTATTTCAAACTCTTTTTCTTTCATACCTCTAGCTGTTAATGCTGGGCTTCCTATTCTAATTCCTGAAGTTATAAATGGACTTCTTGTTTCACCTGGAACTGTGTTTTTATTTACTGTAATCCCTGCATTTCCTAAAGCTGCATCTGCATCTTTTCCTGAAAATGGTTTATTTAAAAAACTTACTAATACTAAGTGATTATCTGTTCCACCTGAAACAATATCATATCCTCTTTTTGTAAGAACTTGGGCTAATACTTTTGCATTCGCTTTTACTTGTTTTGCATAATCTTTCCATGATGGATCTAAAATTTCTTTAAATGCTACTGCTTTTGCAGCAATTACATGAACAAGTGGTCCACCTTGTAATCCTGGGAAAATTGCACTATTAATTTTTTTAGCAATCTCTTCATCATTTGTCATAATCATACCACCTCTTGGACCTCTTAAAGTCTTATGAGTAGTAGTTGTTACAACATCAGCATAAGGGAATGGACTTGGATGTTCACCAGCAGCAACAAGACCAGCAATATGTGCAATATCAGCAAATAAAATAGCACCAACTGCATCAGCTATTTCTCTGAATTTTTTAAAGTCAATTTCTCTAGCATAAGCACTTGCACCACAAACAATAATTTTTGGTTGACAAATTTTAGCTATTTCCATAACTTTATCATAATTGATTCTTCCATCAAGTTCTACACCATAATAAAATGCAGAATAGTTTTTACCAGAAAAACTTGGTTTTGAACCATGAGTTAAATGTCCACCATGAGATAAATCCATACCTAAGATTTTATCACCAGCACTTAATAATGCAGCATAAACAGCACCATTAGCTTGGCTCCCTGAATGAGGTTGAACATTAGCATAAGAACAACCAAAGATTTTACAAGCTCTGTCAATTGCTAATTGCTCAACAGCATCAGCAAACTCACAACCACCATAATATCTTTTGTAAGGATAACCTTCTGCATATTTGTTAGTAAAAACAGAACCCATAGCTTGCATAACAGCAGGAGAAGTAAAGTTCTCAGATGCAATCATTTCAAGATGATTAGTTTGTCTTTTTAATTCATTTTCTATTATTGAAAATACTTCATTATCTGCTTGTTCTAAATTCGCGTTTGTTATATAACTCATGTTTTTTCCTTAATTCTTTTTATTAATTTTCTTGATCTTCATATAAATCAATTTCTTGTTTTATTGGTTTCATAGCTGGGAATAATAAAACATCTCTAATAGAGTGTTCATTTGTAAGCATCATTACTAATCTATCAATACCAATACCTTGACCTGCTGTTGGTGCCATACCATAAGATAAAGCATTTACAAAATCTTCATCCATTTCGTGAGCTTCATCATCTCCTGCTTCTTTTGCAGCGATTTGAGATTCAAATCTTTGAAGTTGGTCTAGTGGGTCATTTAACTCACTAAAGGCATTAGCAATCTCTTTACCAGCAATAAATAATTCAAATCTATCTGTTAAATGTGGTTTTTCATCATTTCTTCTTGCAAGTGGTGAAATTTCAACTGGATATTCAGTGATAAATGTTGGATTAATTAATTTAGCTTCAACATATTCATCAAATAACTCACCTTGAAGTTGACCTAAATTCATATTTACATTAACATCTAAATTTTTTTCTTTCATAAATGTTATGATTTTTTCTTTATCTTCAACTATATCTTGTGGAACTCCACCAATTTCATATAAAGATTGAATTAATGGAATCTCAGTAAATTTACTAAAGTCAATTTTTAAATTACCATAAGGTAAAACAGTTGGTAAATTTAAGTGTTCAAATAAATATTCAAAATACTCTTTAGTAATAACAATTAAATCTTTATAAGTTTTATATGCCCAATAAAATTCAATAGATGTAAATTCAGGATTGTGAGTTGCATCCATTCCTTCGTTTCTAAAGTTTCTATTTATTTCAAATACTGCTTCAAATCCACCAACAATTAGTCTTTTTAAATAAAGTTCCGGTGCAATTCTTAAAAATCTATCAATTCCTAAAGCATTATGATGAGTTACAAATGGTTTTGCATTTGCTCCACCTGCAATTGGATGCATCATTGGAGTTTCAACTTCTAAGAAACCTTTGTTTTCAAAAAATCTTCTTGTTAAACTTATAACTTTACTTCTAATTTGAAAAGTTTTTCGCACTTCTGAATTCATAATTAAGTCTAAATATCTTTGTCTATATCTTAATTCTTTATCTTGAATACCATGATATTTTTCAGGAAGTGGAGAGATAGCTTTTGTAAGTATTCTTAAATCATCTGCATGAAGTGAAAGTTCACCTTGACCTGTAACAAATGGATAACCAGAAACTTCAATAATATCACCAACTTCAATATTCTTTTTGAAAATATCGTTATAAAAACCTTCTGGTAAATTATCTCTTGCCACATATATTTGAAGCATTCCACTTTCATCTTCAATTTTTAAGAAAGCTGCTTTTCCCATAAGTCTGAAAAATTTAATTCTTCCAGCAACTGTATAAGTTCTGTTTTCATCTCTTTTTTCTTCACTATGTAAAATATCACTATTTACATTTAAAAATTTTGCAATTGTACAATTTCTCAAACTTTCATTTGAGTAAGGATTAATTCCCACTTCTCTTAATTTTTCAGCTTTTTCAATTCTTTGTTGTATATATTTATTTTCAAACAATATTAAATCCCTTTATTTATTTTCTTCTGGTTTATTTGCAATATTTTTAAGTTTTTCTTTTACTGCATCAACTTGTTCAGAAGTTGTATTTGTAGTATCTTCAATTTTCTCTTCAACTTTTTGAACTACTTCTTCTTTTATAGCTTCTTGTACTCCATCTACAGTTGAATTAACTTCTTCTTTAAGATTAGAAGTTGCATCTTTTACAATTTGTGTATCTTTTACAGTTTTTACAGCTTTATCAAAACTATTTGTTAATGAATCTGTATCTAGTTTTATTATGTAAGAACCAACGCTAATTAAGTGAGGCATTACAGCAGAAGTAGCAAATTTTTCATCCATAACTTTTTTAAATGAATTAACTTGATAAAGCGCATATGCAATAACAGAAAAAATTAAAAATATTTTTGAAGCACCAAAAACAAATCCAAATATTCTATCTATAACACCTAAACCACTTGCTGAAAATATTTTACTAACAACTAATCCTGCACTATAAACTACAAGCCAAACACCAACTAAAGCTACCACAAAACCGATTAATTTTATTGTTGCTTGATTTTCTAAAACTAATACAGGAGCTAATAATTCACCTGTTTCTGTTGAAATTCTTGAAGCTACAAAAATTGCACCAATGATTCCAATAATTCCAAAAACCTCTTTAATTAGACCTCTAAAAAGACCTTTTAGTCCTAAAATAAGAGTAATAGATATTATTATTAAATCAAAAATAGCAAAATCTTGCATAAAAATCCTTTTCTTATTAATGCGGGTATTTTATCCAATCTTTACAAAATAGAAGTTTAATTGAAATTAATTATAAAATTTGTTCCTGAATATTTCTTGTTTTCATGTTCAAATGTTACATTTTTGATGTCAATTTTGTAACCTAAATTTTTTACAAAAAATTCATGTACTACAAAAAGACCAAGACCAACACCAAATGATTGATGTTTTGTTGTAAAATATGGTTCTACAATTTTAGCAATAATTTGTTCATCTATTCCATTTGCACTATCTTTTATTTGTAAAACTTTATCTTTAAAATCAATAAAAATAAATCTATCTTCTTCTTTTTTATTCTCAATTAGTGCATAAACTGAATTATCTAATATGTTTAAAATTGCTTCAGAAAATTCATTTCTATTACAAGTTAAGATAAAATCTGTATCATAATTAAAACTACATTTTATGTTGTTTTTTTCAAAAATTGAATCAAAAAATGCAAGGGTATTTTTTACAGTTTCTATAATCGAAAAATTTGATACTACTTCATCTTTTGAGAAGAAATTTGTAAAATTTTCAATTGTATTTGAAAGTTTTTGTGTATTGTCAATAATCACTTCACATGAGTTATAAAACTCATCATTTGGAAGATTATCTAACTCTTTTTTAAGTTTCATTCCACTTGTAATTGTACTAATAACACTTAAAGGTTGTCTCCATTGATGGGCAATATTTTTTAAAATATCAGCAATTGCAGCAATTTTTGATTGTTGATAAAGTAATCTATCTTTTTCTTTATCTTTTTCAACTTCTTCAATCTCTTTTGTTATATCTGTAAATGTAGTGATGATATAGTTTTCAGATTTTATTTTAGAGGCATTTAGTGAAAAATGTCTAATTTCATCTAAAGAGTTTTTCATAGCAACTCTAAAATTTTTATTTTTATTTTCAAAAACATATTGAGCCCAATTTTTGCCATCATAATCTTTTTCTAAAATATAAATAGGATCTTTTAAATCTAAAAATTTACTACAAATACATCTATATTTATTTTTAAATTCAGTTAAATTGGAAACAGATGTGAAAAATTCAAATAATTGTTTATTTGCATCAATAATTTCTGTACCATTTGTAATAACAATAATACTTGATTGTGAATCTAAAATAGATTGTTTTTTATTCTCTTGTTGTTTTAATTCTTTTAAATATGTAGAGTAAAGATAGATTAAAAAAGAGAAAAATAGAATAATCAAAGCAATTACACAAATCATAATAATTTGAACTTTAAATGATTTTATAATTTGTGTATCAATATTTTTTAAATCAATAAAATTTAATATATATGCTAATTTTTCACCATTTTTATCATATAAGATATAGTTTGAGATTAGATAATTATTTTCAATTATATAGTTTGGAATATTTATATATCTATCAATTTTATTATTTTTTACATAATTTAATAAATCAACATTTGCATTTTCATTTGCTATATAATAATCATCAATAAAAATATTTGTGTATGGAAATTTTAAAGTGTTTTTAAATTTTTTATCTGTGATTACTAAAGAATCAATATTGTTCTCTTTTAGATCATTTGTGATTGAATTAAAATGAGTTATAACTTCTAATGCTCCTTGAAAGTTATTCTCTTTATCATAAATTGGAGTTCTAGCTTTTAATGTAATACTAAATAAAGCAACACTTATTGAAGTTGAAATATTTTGATTTGTTAATGTGTTTTTTAAATCTTTTCTAAAAAGCAAATTATCACCTTTTTTATCAGTCCAAGAACGATAAACACTATTTCCATTTTTATCAACTATTTGAATCCAGACATTTTTGTATTTAGAATAGTTTTTAATCTCTTCAATAATATTTTTATAATTTAATTTTTCATAATTTTCATTTTTCATACATTCATATAAATTATCATCTTTTGCTAAAGCTAATGCAATTGCTAAAGTTGCATTTTGTTTATCTTTTATAAGATTTTGTGTAGTTTTTGTAATATTTTCATGTGTTGAAAAATAAAGAGAGTCTAAAAGTTTAGTCTGTTTATTTAAAATGTAAAAATAGCTTCCAAATGTTATAAAAAAAGCTATTATTAAAAATAACAGAATCATGATAAAAATATTTTTTTTGATTTCCATAAAACAGTAACTTATTTGTGTATTAATTTTAAATGATTATAGGAAATAACTTCTTGTAGTTTTATTAAATATTTTTCATATTAAATTAATATTTTTGTGATAAAATCCCAATTATGATAAAAAGATACCCAACAAAACAAATATTCGTAGGAAATGTTCCTATTGGTGGTGATGCACCAATTCCAGTACAATCAATGACTTTTTCAAAAACATCAGATGTTAAAGCAACAGTAGAACAAATAACAAGATTACATTTTGCTGGTGCTGATATAGTAAGAGTTGCTGTTCCTGATATGGATGCAGCTAATGCACTAAAAGAGATAAAATCTCAAATAGATTTACCACTTGTTGCAGATATTCATTTTAAATATAAGCTTGCTTTAATTGCTGCTGAAGTTGTGGATTGTATTAGAATTAACCCAGGAAATATTGGAGAAAAAAGTAGGGTTAAAGAGATTGTTAAAGCTTGTGAACAAAGAAATATTCCAATTAGAATTGGTGTAAATTCAGGTTCACTAGAAAAACAATTTGAAGATAAATATGGTCAAACACCTGAAGGTATGGTAGCTTCAGCTGAGTACAATATCAAATATCTTGAAGATTTAGGATTTACAAATTTAAAGGTTTCCCTAAAAGCTAGTGATGTTCAAAGAACTGTAGAAGCTTATAGATTATTAAGACCTAAAAATAATTATCCATTCCATTTAGGTGTAACAGAAGCTGGAACACAATTTCACTCAACAATTAAATCATCAATTGCATTAGGAAGTTTGCTTCTTGATGGAATTGGAGATACTTTAAGAGTTTCTATGACAGGGGAACTTGAAGAAGAGATAAAAGTAGGAAAAGCAATTTTAAAAGATG
The genomic region above belongs to Arcobacter ellisii and contains:
- a CDS encoding SPOR domain-containing protein; amino-acid sequence: MQIKGEEFIKKVQLQQEREELERKLSELEEVEVSIGNINLNNNLNMNNDSINLNRNTQFEPNEHELDNIMLGTSSIGSNEENKKKYLILGIVLVVLFLLTIIIIRLLTNDPAKEDQFTSNNANSSEIKKLSENSNIEENFQKIINERVKKDTNEPMIPENAIQADQRLQNLQQTNDNTTQEERETIQEEAPANISNETLDETIKKIEEKKATQKEKVVQTTEKKAPQTKEVTQNVEQKKSVRDLMDSPSSSSTTSSTSMSSGYFVQIGAFTKKPTDGYINTIRNAKFKYKIYQQEIKGVTYNKVLIGPYSSKAAASESVEDIKEKLNVTSAFVVKF
- a CDS encoding serine hydroxymethyltransferase is translated as MSYITNANLEQADNEVFSIIENELKRQTNHLEMIASENFTSPAVMQAMGSVFTNKYAEGYPYKRYYGGCEFADAVEQLAIDRACKIFGCSYANVQPHSGSQANGAVYAALLSAGDKILGMDLSHGGHLTHGSKPSFSGKNYSAFYYGVELDGRINYDKVMEIAKICQPKIIVCGASAYAREIDFKKFREIADAVGAILFADIAHIAGLVAAGEHPSPFPYADVVTTTTHKTLRGPRGGMIMTNDEEIAKKINSAIFPGLQGGPLVHVIAAKAVAFKEILDPSWKDYAKQVKANAKVLAQVLTKRGYDIVSGGTDNHLVLVSFLNKPFSGKDADAALGNAGITVNKNTVPGETRSPFITSGIRIGSPALTARGMKEKEFEIIANKICDVLDNIEDTNLHAKINKELEELASNFVIYNQSTF
- the lysS gene encoding lysine--tRNA ligase; the encoded protein is MLFENKYIQQRIEKAEKLREVGINPYSNESLRNCTIAKFLNVNSDILHSEEKRDENRTYTVAGRIKFFRLMGKAAFLKIEDESGMLQIYVARDNLPEGFYNDIFKKNIEVGDIIEVSGYPFVTGQGELSLHADDLRILTKAISPLPEKYHGIQDKELRYRQRYLDLIMNSEVRKTFQIRSKVISLTRRFFENKGFLEVETPMMHPIAGGANAKPFVTHHNALGIDRFLRIAPELYLKRLIVGGFEAVFEINRNFRNEGMDATHNPEFTSIEFYWAYKTYKDLIVITKEYFEYLFEHLNLPTVLPYGNLKIDFSKFTEIPLIQSLYEIGGVPQDIVEDKEKIITFMKEKNLDVNVNMNLGQLQGELFDEYVEAKLINPTFITEYPVEISPLARRNDEKPHLTDRFELFIAGKEIANAFSELNDPLDQLQRFESQIAAKEAGDDEAHEMDEDFVNALSYGMAPTAGQGIGIDRLVMMLTNEHSIRDVLLFPAMKPIKQEIDLYEDQEN
- a CDS encoding CvpA family protein, with product MQDFAIFDLIIISITLILGLKGLFRGLIKEVFGIIGIIGAIFVASRISTETGELLAPVLVLENQATIKLIGFVVALVGVWLVVYSAGLVVSKIFSASGLGVIDRIFGFVFGASKIFLIFSVIAYALYQVNSFKKVMDEKFATSAVMPHLISVGSYIIKLDTDSLTNSFDKAVKTVKDTQIVKDATSNLKEEVNSTVDGVQEAIKEEVVQKVEEKIEDTTNTTSEQVDAVKEKLKNIANKPEENK